One Actinomadura viridis genomic region harbors:
- a CDS encoding TIGR00730 family Rossman fold protein, whose translation MTSDLEPGARRQGPAVLRGRSIPQTTTDQRLLDSRGPSDWLHADPWRVLRIQAEFVEGFGLLAELPKAVSVFGSARTKPGSQEYELGVEIGALLHEAGYAVITGGGPGIMEAANRGCDDAGGVSVGLGIELPFEQRLNDHVGIGLEFRYFFVRKTMFVKYSQAFVVLPGGFGTLDELFEAITLVQTKKITRFPVVLVGTEFWGGLMEWIRKVMVPSGKISPEDLDLFHLTDDPGEVVQIITDMHARHERLLRQEEAAQAAAAEAGDGT comes from the coding sequence ATGACATCCGATCTCGAACCCGGCGCGCGGCGGCAGGGGCCCGCCGTGCTGCGCGGCCGGTCCATCCCGCAGACCACCACCGACCAGCGGCTCCTCGACAGCCGGGGCCCCTCGGACTGGCTGCACGCCGATCCCTGGCGCGTCCTGCGGATCCAGGCGGAGTTCGTCGAGGGCTTCGGGCTGCTGGCCGAGCTGCCCAAGGCGGTCAGCGTCTTCGGCAGCGCCCGTACCAAGCCCGGCTCGCAGGAGTACGAGCTGGGCGTGGAGATCGGGGCCCTGCTGCACGAGGCCGGGTACGCGGTGATCACCGGGGGCGGGCCGGGGATCATGGAGGCGGCCAACCGGGGCTGCGACGACGCCGGCGGGGTCTCGGTCGGGCTGGGCATCGAGCTGCCCTTCGAGCAGCGGCTCAACGACCATGTCGGCATCGGGCTGGAGTTCCGCTACTTCTTCGTCCGCAAGACCATGTTCGTCAAGTACTCCCAGGCGTTCGTGGTGCTGCCGGGCGGCTTCGGGACGCTGGACGAGCTGTTCGAGGCGATCACGCTGGTCCAGACCAAGAAGATCACCCGGTTCCCGGTGGTGCTGGTCGGCACCGAGTTCTGGGGCGGGCTGATGGAGTGGATCCGCAAGGTCATGGTGCCCTCCGGCAAGATCTCGCCGGAGGACCTGGACCTGTTCCACCTGACCGACGACCCCGGCGAGGTGGTCCAGATCATCACGGACATGCACGCCCGGCACGAGCGGCTCCTCCGGCAGGAGGAGGCTGCGCAGGCCGCCGCGGCGGAGGCGGGGGACGGTACCTGA
- a CDS encoding TIGR00730 family Rossman fold protein: MPLAVCVFCASSSKIDKRHVELAAEAGAELARRGHSLVSGGAQVSCMGAVARAARAGGARTVGVIPEALVSVEISDEANDELVITSDMRSRKGEMDRRSDAFLVLPGGIGTLEELFEIWTARVLGLHDKPLVILDPTGVYDPLRELMTGLADQGFARAKIFDAVGWTASVPEAFDLLERSQPRIEATPEDYAEAEL, translated from the coding sequence ATGCCGCTCGCCGTGTGCGTGTTCTGCGCCTCCAGCAGCAAGATCGACAAGCGGCACGTGGAGCTGGCCGCCGAGGCCGGCGCCGAGCTGGCGCGCCGCGGGCACAGCCTGGTCAGCGGCGGCGCCCAGGTGTCGTGCATGGGCGCGGTGGCCCGCGCCGCGCGCGCCGGCGGCGCCCGGACCGTCGGGGTGATCCCCGAGGCCCTGGTCAGCGTGGAGATCTCCGACGAGGCCAACGACGAGCTGGTCATCACCTCCGACATGCGCTCCCGCAAGGGGGAGATGGACCGGCGCAGCGACGCCTTCCTGGTGCTGCCCGGCGGGATCGGCACGCTGGAGGAGCTGTTCGAGATCTGGACCGCCCGGGTGCTCGGCCTGCACGACAAGCCGCTGGTGATCCTGGATCCGACCGGGGTGTACGACCCGCTGCGCGAGCTGATGACCGGCCTGGCCGACCAGGGGTTCGCCCGGGCGAAGATCTTCGACGCGGTGGGCTGGACGGCCTCGGTGCCGGAGGCGTTCGACCTCCTGGAGCGCAGCCAGCCGCGGATCGAGGCGACCCCCGAGGACTACGCCGAGGCCGAGCTCTGA